The following is a genomic window from Amycolatopsis australiensis.
GACATCCCGCTCGGCGTGCTGGTGGTCGTGACCGGCGTGGCGGGCTCGGGCAAGAGCTCGCTGATCCACGGCTCGGTGTCCGGCCGCGAGGGCGTCGTGACGGTCGACCAGACCGCGATCCGCGGCTCGCGCCGGAGCAACCCGGCGACCTACACCGGCCTGCTCGAACCGATCCGCAAGGCGTTCGCCAAGGCCAACGGCGTGAAGCCGGCGTTGTTCAGCGCGAACTCCGAAGGCGCGTGCCCGAACTGCAACGGCGCGGGCGTCGTCTACACCGACCTCGGGATCATGGCCGGGACGGCGACGCCGTGCGAGGTGTGCGAGGGCAAGCGGTTCATGGCCGAGGTGCTGGAGTACACCTTCGGCGGCCGGGACATCAGCGAGGTGCTCGGGATGTCCGTGGCCGAAGCGCTCGAGTTCTTCGCCGGCGGCGACGCCGCCCTCCCGGCGGCGCACCGGATCCTGACGCACCTGTCGGACGTCGGCCTCGGCTACCTGACGCTCGGCCAGCCGCTGACCACGCTGTCCGGCGGCGAGCGGCAGCGGATCAAGCTGGCCACGCACATGGCGGAGCAGGGCGGGGTGTACGTGCTCGACGAGCCGACGGCGGGCCTGCACCTGGCCGACGTCGAGCAGCTGCTGGGCCTGCTGGACCGGCTGGTGGAGTCGGGCAAGTCGGTGATCGTCATCGAGCACCACCAGGCGGTGATGGCGCACGCGGACTGGATCATCGACCTCGGCCCCGGCGCGGGCCACGACGGCGGCCGGATCGTGTTCGAAGGCACGCCGTCGGAGCTGGTGAGGTCACGGAAGACGCTGACGGGCGAGCACCTGGCGGAGTACGTCGGCGCCTGAGGCAACCGTCCACGGCGGCCTCGGGTGCGCACCTCCGTCGGGGCGCCGGTGGGGCATGGGCGGCGCACCGAAGGCCACCTTGGTTGCGTCCCACGCACCGAAGGCCGCCTTGGGTGCGTCTGACGCACCGAAGGCCGCATTGGGGCGCTTGCATACCAGAGTCGGCGGTAGGGCGGGCCCCCCGAAAATGCCTGGGGCGCTCCGGGTTCCGGTGGGGCCCCCTACCGCGAAGACTCGGGTGCGTGACCACCACAGAGATCAGCACCGGCAGCGACTTCGCCCGGCTGAGCCACCGCATCTCCGCCGCTGGGCTGATGGCGCGCCGTCCCGGTTTCTACGTCGCCCGGTTCACCGTCACCCTCGGCCTGTTCGCCGCCGGCTGGGTGGCCTTCGCCCTCCTCGGGAACTCCTGGTGGCAGCTCGCCGTCGCCGCGTTCCAGGCCGTCATGTTCGGGCAGATCGCGCTGCTGTCGCACGACCTCGCGCACAAGCAGGTGTTCCGCCGCCGCCGGCCGACCGAGATCGCCGGGATGCTGGCCGGCAACCTCGGCATCGGCATGAGCTACGGCTGGTGGATGGACAAGCACACCCGCCACCACGCCAACCCCAACCACGAGGAGCTCGACCCGGACGTCGACCCGGACATCCTCGTGTGGTCGAAGGACCAGGCCCGGTCCGCCGGCGGTGCCGCCCGGTTCATCGGGCGGTACCAGGCGTTCCTGTTCTTCCCGCTGCTCACCCTCGAAGGGCTGAACCTGCACTGGTCCGGC
Proteins encoded in this region:
- a CDS encoding fatty acid desaturase family protein; translation: MTTTEISTGSDFARLSHRISAAGLMARRPGFYVARFTVTLGLFAAGWVAFALLGNSWWQLAVAAFQAVMFGQIALLSHDLAHKQVFRRRRPTEIAGMLAGNLGIGMSYGWWMDKHTRHHANPNHEELDPDVDPDILVWSKDQARSAGGAARFIGRYQAFLFFPLLTLEGLNLHWSGIRAVRKPGLRHRKVEAALLAAHFAGYLTALLTVLSPGMALLFFAVHQGLWGVYMGSIFAPNHKGMPTLTGRPELDFLRKQVLTSRNVRGGVVTDVALGGLNYQIEHHLFPSMPSPHLRRAQPIVQAYCAELGIPYLQTSLAESYRQALTHLHEAGAPLRNRS